A single region of the Stegostoma tigrinum isolate sSteTig4 chromosome 36, sSteTig4.hap1, whole genome shotgun sequence genome encodes:
- the LOC125446890 gene encoding GRAM domain-containing protein 2A isoform X4: MTALKARHGSYRLKSPFDMGPVQHDGSPSPTLDILETSMEEESFESRSRHRDLKLNDSLNSDDSKRFHRGSTIRKSNSQYHKLFKEVPEQEMLRKVYSCALQRDIFIQGRLYISSNWLCFYAYFFGKDIKVSISVTSVVLVKKRRTAGLLPNGLVIRTKPNEKYIFVSFISRDNVYDELRKICSHLQHDSKKSLIVNQSPDTCDSLPLEDYRFHLDLKRKLTNGSSSSLPETEYQPMLRNSTSSLSSPEAESSSYHSQSFQERVVRKEKLFELDAAEGIGKMEYGILRILVVM, from the exons GTTGAAATCACCATTTGACATGGGGCCTGTGCAGCACGATGGCAGCCCCTCACCCACCCTGGATATACTGGAGACCTCGATGGAAGAGGAGAGCTTTGAATCCCGTTCACGCCACag GGACCTGAAGTTAAACGATTCCCTGAACTCTGATGATTCGAAGAGATTTCACCGTGGCTCA ACGATAAGGAAAAGCAATTCTCAATATCACAAACTCTTCAAAGAAGTTCCTGAGCAAGAGATGTTAAGGAAAG TTTACTCGTGTGCTCTGCAGAGAGACATCTTCATCCAGGGGCGTCTGTACATCTCCAGCAACTGGCTGTGTTTCTATGCATACTTCTTTGGCAAGGACAttaag GTCTCCATTTCTGTCACTTCAGTCGTGCTCGTCAAGAAGCGCCGGACAGCAGGGCTGCTCCCGAATGGTCTTGTCATCAGGACAAAGCCCAACGAGAAG tacatctttgtGTCCTTCATCTCCAGAGACAATGTCTATGATGAATTGAGAAAAATCTGCTCACACTTACAG CATGACAGTAAGAAGAGTTTGATTGTGAATCAGTCCCCAGATACGTGTGATTCTCTACCCTTG GAAGACTATAGGTTTCATTTGGATTTGAAGAGGAAACTGACCAATGGCTCCTCATCTTCGCTGCCAGAAACCGAGTATCAGCCCATGCTGAGGAACTCCACCAGCAGCTTAAGTTCCCCAGAGGCTGAGAGCTCCAGTTACCACAGTCAGTCCTTCCAAG AAAGAGTGGTGAGGAAAGAAAAACTATTTGAATTGGATGCTGCTGAGGGGATTGGGAAAATGGAATATGGGATTCTCCGAATATTAGTCGTTAT
- the LOC125446890 gene encoding GRAM domain-containing protein 2A isoform X3 — protein sequence MGPVQHDGSPSPTLDILETSMEEESFESRSRHRDLKLNDSLNSDDSKRFHRGSTIRKSNSQYHKLFKEVPEQEMLRKVYSCALQRDIFIQGRLYISSNWLCFYAYFFGKDIKVSISVTSVVLVKKRRTAGLLPNGLVIRTKPNEKYIFVSFISRDNVYDELRKICSHLQHDSKKSLIVNQSPDTCDSLPLEDYRFHLDLKRKLTNGSSSSLPETEYQPMLRNSTSSLSSPEAESSSYHSQSFQERVVRKEKLFELDAAEGIGKMEYGILRILVVIVIILLASSIYMTFRVYSLEQQLGLLDTASQALAQKR from the exons ATGGGGCCTGTGCAGCACGATGGCAGCCCCTCACCCACCCTGGATATACTGGAGACCTCGATGGAAGAGGAGAGCTTTGAATCCCGTTCACGCCACag GGACCTGAAGTTAAACGATTCCCTGAACTCTGATGATTCGAAGAGATTTCACCGTGGCTCA ACGATAAGGAAAAGCAATTCTCAATATCACAAACTCTTCAAAGAAGTTCCTGAGCAAGAGATGTTAAGGAAAG TTTACTCGTGTGCTCTGCAGAGAGACATCTTCATCCAGGGGCGTCTGTACATCTCCAGCAACTGGCTGTGTTTCTATGCATACTTCTTTGGCAAGGACAttaag GTCTCCATTTCTGTCACTTCAGTCGTGCTCGTCAAGAAGCGCCGGACAGCAGGGCTGCTCCCGAATGGTCTTGTCATCAGGACAAAGCCCAACGAGAAG tacatctttgtGTCCTTCATCTCCAGAGACAATGTCTATGATGAATTGAGAAAAATCTGCTCACACTTACAG CATGACAGTAAGAAGAGTTTGATTGTGAATCAGTCCCCAGATACGTGTGATTCTCTACCCTTG GAAGACTATAGGTTTCATTTGGATTTGAAGAGGAAACTGACCAATGGCTCCTCATCTTCGCTGCCAGAAACCGAGTATCAGCCCATGCTGAGGAACTCCACCAGCAGCTTAAGTTCCCCAGAGGCTGAGAGCTCCAGTTACCACAGTCAGTCCTTCCAAG AAAGAGTGGTGAGGAAAGAAAAACTATTTGAATTGGATGCTGCTGAGGGGATTGGGAAAATGGAATATGGGATTCTCCGAATATTAGTCGTTAT AGTTATTATTCTATTGGCATCGTCGATTTACATGACCTTCCGAGTTTACTCCCTGGAACAGCAGCTGGGACTCTTGGACACAGCTTCCCAAGCCCTGGCCCAGAAGAG
- the LOC125446890 gene encoding GRAM domain-containing protein 2A isoform X1, giving the protein MTALKARHGSYRLKSPFDMGPVQHDGSPSPTLDILETSMEEESFESRSRHRDLKLNDSLNSDDSKRFHRGSTIRKSNSQYHKLFKEVPEQEMLRKVYSCALQRDIFIQGRLYISSNWLCFYAYFFGKDIKVSISVTSVVLVKKRRTAGLLPNGLVIRTKPNEKYIFVSFISRDNVYDELRKICSHLQHDSKKSLIVNQSPDTCDSLPLEDYRFHLDLKRKLTNGSSSSLPETEYQPMLRNSTSSLSSPEAESSSYHSQSFQERVVRKEKLFELDAAEGIGKMEYGILRILVVIVIILLASSIYMTFRVYSLEQQLGLLDTASQALAQKR; this is encoded by the exons GTTGAAATCACCATTTGACATGGGGCCTGTGCAGCACGATGGCAGCCCCTCACCCACCCTGGATATACTGGAGACCTCGATGGAAGAGGAGAGCTTTGAATCCCGTTCACGCCACag GGACCTGAAGTTAAACGATTCCCTGAACTCTGATGATTCGAAGAGATTTCACCGTGGCTCA ACGATAAGGAAAAGCAATTCTCAATATCACAAACTCTTCAAAGAAGTTCCTGAGCAAGAGATGTTAAGGAAAG TTTACTCGTGTGCTCTGCAGAGAGACATCTTCATCCAGGGGCGTCTGTACATCTCCAGCAACTGGCTGTGTTTCTATGCATACTTCTTTGGCAAGGACAttaag GTCTCCATTTCTGTCACTTCAGTCGTGCTCGTCAAGAAGCGCCGGACAGCAGGGCTGCTCCCGAATGGTCTTGTCATCAGGACAAAGCCCAACGAGAAG tacatctttgtGTCCTTCATCTCCAGAGACAATGTCTATGATGAATTGAGAAAAATCTGCTCACACTTACAG CATGACAGTAAGAAGAGTTTGATTGTGAATCAGTCCCCAGATACGTGTGATTCTCTACCCTTG GAAGACTATAGGTTTCATTTGGATTTGAAGAGGAAACTGACCAATGGCTCCTCATCTTCGCTGCCAGAAACCGAGTATCAGCCCATGCTGAGGAACTCCACCAGCAGCTTAAGTTCCCCAGAGGCTGAGAGCTCCAGTTACCACAGTCAGTCCTTCCAAG AAAGAGTGGTGAGGAAAGAAAAACTATTTGAATTGGATGCTGCTGAGGGGATTGGGAAAATGGAATATGGGATTCTCCGAATATTAGTCGTTAT AGTTATTATTCTATTGGCATCGTCGATTTACATGACCTTCCGAGTTTACTCCCTGGAACAGCAGCTGGGACTCTTGGACACAGCTTCCCAAGCCCTGGCCCAGAAGAG
- the LOC125446890 gene encoding GRAM domain-containing protein 2A isoform X2, translated as MTALKARHGSYRLKSPFDMGPVQHDGSPSPTLDILETSMEEESFESRSRHRDLKLNDSLNSDDSKRFHRGSTIRKSNSQYHKLFKEVPEQEMLRKVYSCALQRDIFIQGRLYISSNWLCFYAYFFGKDIKVSISVTSVVLVKKRRTAGLLPNGLVIRTKPNEKYIFVSFISRDNVYDELRKICSHLQHDSKKSLIVNQSPDTCDSLPLEDYRFHLDLKRKLTNGSSSSLPETEYQPMLRNSTSSLSSPEAESSSYHSQSFQERVVRKEKLFELDAAEGIGKMEYGILRILVVIVIILLASSIYMTFRVYSLEQQLGLLDTASQALAQKR; from the exons GTTGAAATCACCATTTGACATGGGGCCTGTGCAGCACGATGGCAGCCCCTCACCCACCCTGGATATACTGGAGACCTCGATGGAAGAGGAGAGCTTTGAATCCCGTTCACGCCACag GGACCTGAAGTTAAACGATTCCCTGAACTCTGATGATTCGAAGAGATTTCACCGTGGCTCA ACGATAAGGAAAAGCAATTCTCAATATCACAAACTCTTCAAAGAAGTTCCTGAGCAAGAGATGTTAAGGAAAG TTTACTCGTGTGCTCTGCAGAGAGACATCTTCATCCAGGGGCGTCTGTACATCTCCAGCAACTGGCTGTGTTTCTATGCATACTTCTTTGGCAAGGACAttaag GTCTCCATTTCTGTCACTTCAGTCGTGCTCGTCAAGAAGCGCCGGACAGCAGGGCTGCTCCCGAATGGTCTTGTCATCAGGACAAAGCCCAACGAGAAG tacatctttgtGTCCTTCATCTCCAGAGACAATGTCTATGATGAATTGAGAAAAATCTGCTCACACTTACAG CATGACAGTAAGAAGAGTTTGATTGTGAATCAGTCCCCAGATACGTGTGATTCTCTACCCTTG GAAGACTATAGGTTTCATTTGGATTTGAAGAGGAAACTGACCAATGGCTCCTCATCTTCGCTGCCAGAAACCGAGTATCAGCCCATGCTGAGGAACTCCACCAGCAGCTTAAGTTCCCCAGAGGCTGAGAGCTCCAGTTACCACAGTCAGTCCTTCCAAG AAAGAGTGGTGAGGAAAGAAAAACTATTTGAATTGGATGCTGCTGAGGGGATTGGGAAAATGGAATATGGGATTCTCCGAATATTAGTCGTTAT AGTTATTATTCTATTGGCATCGTCGATTTACATGACCTTCCGAGTTTACTCCCTGGAACAGCAGCTGGGACTCTTGGACACAGCTTCCCAAGCCCTGGCCCAGAAGAGGTAA